The following are encoded in a window of Candidatus Dojkabacteria bacterium genomic DNA:
- the rsmI gene encoding 16S rRNA (cytidine(1402)-2'-O)-methyltransferase, producing the protein MATLYLVATPIGNLKDITLRALDTLKAVDVILCEDTRTTLKLLGKYGIKKRLMVHENHNETESAEGIIKLLNDGKNLAIVSESGTPIISDPGFTVVRKIKETTEHNVVSIPGASAITTALTASGLPPYPFTFIGFLPKTVKFHKVLDKYIARKETFLFFESPRRIKSVLDYIAQKYPIASVCIARELTKIHEQIVTKKATEIAQLLGNEIPLKGEFTVVVLSE; encoded by the coding sequence ATGGCAACACTTTACCTTGTCGCAACACCAATTGGCAATCTAAAAGACATTACACTGCGGGCGCTGGATACCCTAAAGGCAGTCGATGTTATTTTATGCGAGGACACACGCACAACTCTTAAACTTTTAGGAAAATACGGCATTAAAAAAAGATTAATGGTTCACGAAAACCATAATGAAACAGAATCAGCCGAAGGTATTATAAAACTACTTAACGATGGTAAAAATCTGGCAATCGTATCGGAAAGCGGGACACCTATTATATCCGACCCTGGCTTTACCGTGGTCCGCAAAATAAAAGAGACTACAGAACATAACGTTGTATCCATTCCTGGTGCATCGGCAATCACCACAGCACTTACTGCAAGCGGACTTCCTCCTTATCCTTTTACCTTCATAGGATTTCTACCTAAAACCGTAAAGTTTCACAAAGTACTCGATAAATATATTGCACGCAAGGAAACATTCTTATTTTTTGAATCGCCAAGAAGGATAAAATCCGTCCTTGATTATATTGCACAAAAATATCCGATAGCTTCCGTCTGTATTGCTCGTGAGCTTACCAAAATCCATGAGCAGATTGTCACAAAAAAGGCTACAGAGATAGCACAGCTTTTGGGAAATGAAATTCCTTTAAAGGGTGAATTTACCGTTGTTGTTTTGTCGGAGTAA
- a CDS encoding 50S ribosomal protein L27 — protein sequence MAHVAAGSSKARQGVNVAGKRRGLKVNEGQSVKPGVIIIRQLGTKMYPGENTKMGKDFTIYATKEGTVSFKKLTGYKRGKLQINVV from the coding sequence ATGGCACATGTTGCGGCAGGCTCGTCTAAAGCAAGACAAGGTGTAAATGTTGCAGGTAAAAGACGTGGTCTAAAAGTAAACGAAGGACAGAGTGTTAAGCCCGGAGTTATCATTATTCGCCAGCTTGGCACCAAAATGTATCCCGGCGAAAATACCAAAATGGGTAAAGATTTCACCATCTATGCTACAAAGGAAGGAACGGTTTCTTTCAAAAAGTTAACCGGATACAAACGAGGCAAACTTCAGATTAATGTTGTTTAA